Proteins from a genomic interval of Heptranchias perlo isolate sHepPer1 chromosome 19, sHepPer1.hap1, whole genome shotgun sequence:
- the LOC137335214 gene encoding uncharacterized protein, whose translation MTRTDYLVISGNGTLCENLSGYIEGILKPIVQGTPSFCRDTTDFLQKLSTHGPVEPGTLLTTMDVSALYTSIPHDDGIAATASILNTNNSQSPEAILQLIRFILDHNVFTFDNQFFTQTHGTAMGTKFAPQYANIFMHKFEQDFFTAQDLQPTLYTRYIDDIFFLWTHGKESLKRLHDNINKFHPTIKLTMDYSSESVSFLDTRISIKDGHLSTSLYRKPTDNLTMLHFSSFHPNHVKEAIPYGQALRIHRVCSDEEERDGHLQTLKDALVRTGYDARLIDRQFRRATAKNRIDLLRRLTRDATNRVPFVVQYFPGAEKLRHVLRSLQHVINEDKHLAMAIPTPPLLAFKQPPNLKQTIVRSKLPSFQENSVHDATQPCHGNLCKTCQIIDTDTTITREDTTHQVHGSYSCDSANVVYLIRCRKGCPRAWYIGETMQTLRQRMNGHRATIAKQEGSLPVGEHFSSHGHSSTDLRVSVLQGGLRDTRQRKIVEQKLIAKFRTHEDGLNRDLGFMSRYTLPHQRTNVICF comes from the coding sequence ATgaccagaacagattatctggtcatatcaggcaacggaaccctgtgtgagaacctctctggatacatcgagggcatcctgaaacccatcgtacagggaacccccagcttctgtcgcgacactacagacttcctacaaaaactcagtacccacggaccagttgaaccaggaacacttctcaccacgatggacgtctcggcactatacaccagtatcccccacgatgacggcatcgctgcgacagcatcaatactcaacaccaacaacagccaatctccggaagccatcctacaactcatccgcttcatcctggatcacaatgtcttcaccttcgataaccagttctttacccaaacacacggaacagccatggggaccaaattcgcaccccaatacgccaacattttcatgcacaagttcgagcaggacttcttcactgcacaagacctccaaccaacactatacaccagatacatcgacgacattttctttctatggacccacggcaaggaatcactaaagagactacacgataacatcaacaagttccatcccaccatcaagctcaccatggactactcctcagaatcagtttctttcttggacacacgaatctccatcaaagacgggcacctcagcacctcactctaccgcaagcccacggacaacctcacgatgctccacttttccagcttccaccctaaccacgtcaaagaggccatcccctatggacaggccctgcgaatacacagggtctgctcagacgaggaggaacgcgatggacacctacagacgctgaaagacgccctagtaagaacgggatatgacgctcgactcatcgatcgacagttccgacgggccacagcaaaaaatcgcatagacctcctcaggagactaacacgggacgcaaccaacagagtaccctttgtcgtccagtacttccccggagcggagaaactacgccatgttctccgcagccttcaacatgtcatcaatgaggacaaacacctcgctatggccatccccacacctccactactcgcctttaaacagccacccaacctcaaacagaccatcgttcgcagcaaactacctagctttcaagagaacagcgtccacgacgccacacaaccctgccacggtaacctctgcaagacatgccagatcatcgacacagataccaccatcacacgagaggacaccacccaccaggtgcatggttcatactcctgtgactcggccaacgttgtctacctcatacgttgcaggaaaggatgccccagagcatggtacattggcgagaccatgcagacgctgcgacaacggatgaacggacaccgcgcaacaatcgccaaacaggagggttccctcccagtcggggaacacttcagcagtcatggacattcatccaccgaccttcgggtaagcgtactccaaggcggccttcgagacacacgacaacgcaaaatcgtcgagcagaaattgatagccaagttccgcacccatgaggacggcctcaaccgggatcttgggttcatgtcacgctacacgttaccccaccagcgaacaaatgttatctgtttttaa